In a single window of the Leopardus geoffroyi isolate Oge1 chromosome D2, O.geoffroyi_Oge1_pat1.0, whole genome shotgun sequence genome:
- the LOC123577061 gene encoding protein FAM136A-like, with protein sequence MADLQQPQVQKAVDSAVKSLERENIQKMLMFWYSCCEDSREAMRQVHQCIERCHAPLAQTQLKKFQGCLAQCTMHCSDKAKDSIDAANRGFQVKWQLETCVTKYVDDHMHLIPTMTEKISYPLGN encoded by the coding sequence ATGGCAGACCTGCAGCAGCCCCAGGTGCAGAAGGCAGTAGACTCCGCGGTGAAGAgtctggagagagagaacatccagAAGATGCTCATGTTCTGGTACAGCTGTTGTGAGGATAGTCGGGAGGCCATGCGGCAGGTGCACCAGTGCATTGAGCGCTGCCATGCGCCTCTGGCTCAAACCCAGTTGAAGAAATTCCAGGGCTGCCTGGCCCAGTGCACCATGCACTGCAGTGACAAAGCCAAAGATTCAATAGATGCAGCAAATAGAGGGTTTCAGGTGAAGTGGCAGCTGGAGACTTGTGTGACCAAGTATGTGGATGACCACATGCACCTCATCCCAACCATGACTGAGAAGATCTCTTATCCACTGGGAAATTGA